One genomic segment of Primulina tabacum isolate GXHZ01 chromosome 9, ASM2559414v2, whole genome shotgun sequence includes these proteins:
- the LOC142504569 gene encoding uncharacterized protein LOC142504569 → MENRALRKAMKESRRTRAFEEDMQNRYGSGNVGGSSSSPSANPNLRKQMTRSFSVREGAQLPSKGIDSYIFSSKRKSIKNWFAPEKVKDVGKAISKWFIYNAIPFHAADSGPYYQAMINTIANVGPGVQGPSGRQIGGVFLEEEVEDITIYLNTLKSKWPKYGCTIMCDGWSTRNKHPIINFMIYCDRNIIFHSSVDCTNKRKTADFILSLLNNVIDDIGEENVVHVVTDSESANKAAG, encoded by the exons ATGGAAAATAGGGCACTGCGAAAAGCAATGAAAGAAAGTCGTAGAACAAGAGCATTTGAGGAAGATATGCAAAACCGATATGGTTCag GAAATGTTGGTGGTAGTTCATCATCACCAAGTGCAAATCCCAATTTAAGAAAACAGATGACTCGTAGCTTTAGCGTACGAGAGGGAGCTCAGTTACCATCGAAAGGGATTGATTCttacatattttcatcaaaacgAAAGAGTATAAAAAATTGGTTTGCTCCTGAAAAGGTCAAAGATGTTGGGAAGGCTATTTCAAAATGGTTTATATACAATGCAATTCCATTTCATGCAGCAGATAGTGGTCCATACTACCAAGCAATGATTAATACCATCGCAAATGTTGGACCTGGAGTACAAGGTCCTTCGGGACGTCAAATAGGTGGTGTTTTCCTGGAAGAGGAGGTCGAAGATATCACTATATATTTGAATACATTAAAATCCAAATGGCCAAAATATGGATGTACAATAATGTGTGATGGTTGGAGCACACGCAACAAGCATCCTATcattaattttatgatatactGCGATCGCAACATAATATTTCATAGTTCAGTGGATTgcacaaacaaaagaaagacaGCCGATTTTATATTATCTCTTCTGAATAATGTTATTGACGATATTGGAGAAGAAAATGTTGTACATGTGGTTACAGATAGTGAAAGTGCAAACAAAGCTGCTGGATAG